One Diabrotica virgifera virgifera chromosome 3, PGI_DIABVI_V3a genomic window carries:
- the LOC126882343 gene encoding uncharacterized protein LOC126882343 has protein sequence MEQLEKFSKKKSLIVTGLKVETNDYKKLKEEMENFRAQELQIQIKLRSAKKIGETVCAIETEALTDKMEILNKKRKLKQHKDRIYINNDWTSKEKEIQKEITKIAKDERSKGKQTKIGYKKLIVNGKI, from the coding sequence atggagcaactggagaaatttagcaaaaagaaaagcttgatcgtaactgggttgaaagtagaaacaaatgattataagaaattaaaagaagaaatggaaaatttcagagcccaagagttgcaaatacaaataaaactaagaagtgcaaaaaaaataggagaaacagtatgcgcaatagaaacagaagccctcacggataaaatggaaatcctaaacaagaaacgtaaactaaaacagcataaagatcgtatctatataaacaacgattggacatcgaaagaaaaagaaatacaaaaggaaataactaaaatagcaaaggacgaaagaagcaaaggtaagcaaacgaaaatcggctacaagaaattaatagtgaatggcaaaatctag